One window of Deltaproteobacteria bacterium genomic DNA carries:
- a CDS encoding AbrB/MazE/SpoVT family DNA-binding domain-containing protein: MLTKVTSKNQLTLPKKALESLGFSADEEKYFDIEVKGNKLIMTPVVVTVEEKIPPAQWEKFKKWALEDKTGDVVFNTAASSISFLEKRKKK, translated from the coding sequence ATGCTGACTAAAGTAACTAGCAAAAATCAGCTCACCCTACCTAAAAAAGCCCTAGAAAGTTTGGGGTTTTCTGCCGATGAAGAAAAGTATTTTGATATTGAGGTCAAGGGTAACAAACTGATTATGACCCCGGTGGTCGTCACGGTAGAAGAAAAGATCCCCCCTGCTCAATGGGAAAAATTCAAAAAATGGGCTTTAGAAGACAAAACTGGCGATGTGGTTTTTAATACTGCCGCCTCAAGCATTTCGTTCCTTGAAAAACGTAAGAAAAAATGA